One genomic region from Bacillus sp. SLBN-46 encodes:
- a CDS encoding sugar ABC transporter permease, giving the protein MNASQSATETAVKSKRVVNKRNVKKDKWIPYLFILPSFLIILAFLFYPIATVFYYSVQNYDVSAPYYNGFAGFENFVNIFTKDEMFIPSLVNSLKWVVSEVGLQLIFGMILALLLNQTFKFRGVVRAVAFIPWAISGVLASTMWSLMFNEHMGVLNDLLMKLGIIDEPQAFLAGTSTAFTSVIIAELWRGIPFFAITLLASLQSIPTELYEAARVDGASRWKSFIYVTLPQLKNTIVLTTLLRVVWEFNNVDLLFNLTGGGPAHSTTTLTMYIADLAVHGSNFGYGSALTVVSFAILLIFAILYLKLSRYEKE; this is encoded by the coding sequence ATGAATGCATCACAAAGTGCTACCGAGACTGCTGTTAAGAGTAAAAGGGTGGTGAACAAAAGGAATGTTAAAAAAGACAAATGGATTCCCTATCTTTTTATCCTACCATCTTTTCTAATTATCTTAGCTTTTCTATTTTATCCAATCGCGACTGTATTCTATTACAGCGTTCAAAACTATGATGTGTCAGCTCCCTACTATAACGGTTTTGCCGGCTTTGAAAACTTCGTTAACATCTTTACAAAAGATGAGATGTTCATTCCTAGCTTAGTTAATAGTTTGAAATGGGTGGTTTCAGAGGTAGGCCTTCAATTAATTTTCGGTATGATCTTAGCCTTACTCTTGAATCAAACATTTAAATTCAGAGGCGTCGTACGTGCTGTTGCTTTTATCCCTTGGGCCATTTCAGGGGTACTTGCATCAACAATGTGGTCCTTAATGTTCAACGAACACATGGGCGTACTGAATGACTTACTAATGAAATTAGGAATCATCGATGAACCACAGGCATTCTTAGCGGGTACATCAACAGCTTTCACCTCCGTTATTATTGCAGAGCTATGGAGAGGGATTCCGTTTTTTGCGATTACCCTACTAGCTTCCTTACAAAGTATACCGACTGAATTGTACGAAGCAGCGCGGGTAGATGGCGCCAGCAGATGGAAATCATTTATCTATGTGACGCTGCCGCAATTGAAAAATACGATTGTGTTAACTACCTTACTCCGTGTGGTTTGGGAATTTAATAACGTGGATCTCCTATTCAACTTAACAGGTGGCGGTCCCGCCCATTCAACCACCACCCTAACCATGTATATTGCTGATTTAGCTGTTCATGGAAGTAATTTCGGATATGGTTCGGCCTTAACGGTGGTTTCATTTGCTATTCTACTGATTTTCGCCATCCTTTACTTGAAACTATCCCGTTATGAAAAGGAGTGA
- a CDS encoding sensor histidine kinase: MRAMKIKQFIRKHFFNSFKSTINTLYLPIIIIVIFITGWVSTMLATAQIEENAYKNVNDTIFQTKNYLDNMLSDVFQQLVSLSNDPRILSLMDKQESEIKPSSYVEIDNNLKLIYSRYDVILNSVLVDLNQKQFLLYHSGYNSNPSVNYNNYFSKFSGSKEGFYWRNIHQDKVFNENDKVLSVFRLINRNQSKSKGIVLFNLRAEFFEQVLNKSLIGENGYLALISPDGKYESKNVKEEYKLDEATLHSLQGLKKKSGQFSYESAVGEEMIVIYDTLSANDWKIAAVIPQSEMLKKVNYIKDFTIFLVALMIVAVVFLTNFVGKYISKPFERLAQQMGRVDKEHLDFNVEMSGPEEMKILHTGFKDLIIRIHTLMEQIRLEQEEKRQLEFAIMHAQINPHFLYNTLYSIKGLCDMGLNKDASQMITALSSFFRIGISKGKEIISIQDEIEHIQHYLFIQEMRYGDDFTYEINVDEDILSYHIIKLSLQPLIENAIYHGVKQKRGQGRITINGYQAEDTIHLEVADNGNGIEPQKLKDILQEIEASYQDKKRFIGIGLKSVNERIKIHFGKEYGLTIASEPGNGTVVSITIPKTKGEMKEYA; the protein is encoded by the coding sequence ATGAGGGCTATGAAGATAAAACAATTTATTCGAAAGCATTTTTTCAACTCTTTTAAATCCACGATTAACACTCTCTATCTGCCTATCATTATCATTGTTATTTTCATTACTGGCTGGGTATCCACTATGCTTGCAACCGCACAAATCGAAGAAAATGCCTATAAAAATGTAAACGATACCATATTCCAGACGAAAAATTACCTTGATAATATGCTCTCAGATGTTTTTCAGCAATTAGTCTCTTTATCGAATGATCCAAGGATTCTATCATTAATGGATAAACAAGAGTCAGAGATTAAACCAAGTTCTTATGTAGAAATTGATAATAATCTAAAGCTTATTTATTCCCGCTATGATGTTATCCTTAATTCCGTGCTGGTGGATCTTAATCAAAAGCAATTCCTGCTCTATCATAGTGGGTATAACTCCAATCCATCGGTCAATTATAATAACTATTTTTCAAAATTCAGTGGAAGTAAGGAAGGCTTTTACTGGAGAAATATTCATCAAGACAAAGTGTTTAATGAAAACGACAAAGTGCTTTCGGTATTTAGGTTGATAAATCGAAATCAATCAAAATCAAAAGGGATCGTTTTATTTAATTTACGAGCCGAGTTTTTTGAACAGGTATTGAATAAATCGTTAATTGGAGAAAATGGCTATTTAGCTCTCATCAGTCCGGACGGGAAATATGAATCGAAGAATGTGAAAGAGGAATACAAACTAGATGAAGCGACATTGCATTCTCTTCAAGGCCTGAAAAAGAAAAGTGGACAATTCTCTTATGAAAGTGCAGTAGGCGAAGAGATGATTGTCATCTACGATACATTAAGTGCGAATGATTGGAAAATAGCAGCGGTTATTCCACAAAGTGAAATGTTGAAAAAAGTGAATTATATCAAAGATTTCACGATTTTCCTTGTTGCCTTAATGATTGTTGCTGTTGTCTTTCTAACGAACTTCGTTGGAAAATACATTTCAAAACCCTTTGAACGATTGGCACAACAAATGGGGAGGGTGGATAAGGAACATCTGGATTTTAACGTAGAAATGTCCGGACCGGAGGAAATGAAAATTCTTCATACGGGCTTTAAAGATTTAATTATCCGAATCCATACATTGATGGAACAAATCCGATTGGAGCAAGAGGAGAAACGGCAATTAGAATTTGCAATTATGCACGCCCAAATTAATCCTCATTTCCTCTATAATACGCTCTACTCGATTAAGGGTTTATGTGATATGGGGCTCAATAAGGATGCCAGTCAAATGATTACCGCCCTCTCTAGTTTTTTCCGGATTGGGATTAGTAAAGGGAAAGAGATTATTTCAATCCAGGATGAAATTGAGCATATTCAGCATTACTTATTTATTCAGGAGATGCGCTATGGGGACGATTTTACCTATGAAATTAATGTAGATGAGGACATTCTATCCTATCATATTATTAAACTTTCTTTACAGCCTCTGATTGAAAATGCGATTTACCACGGGGTAAAGCAAAAACGGGGGCAAGGAAGAATTACGATTAATGGGTATCAGGCGGAAGATACGATTCATTTAGAAGTTGCCGATAATGGAAATGGAATCGAACCGCAAAAATTAAAGGATATATTGCAAGAAATAGAAGCTTCCTATCAAGACAAAAAGAGATTTATTGGTATTGGTCTGAAAAGTGTTAATGAACGAATTAAAATTCACTTCGGAAAAGAATATGGTCTAACTATTGCAAGTGAACCTGGTAATGGGACAGTAGTAAGCATTACTATACCCAAAACAAAAGGGGAGATGAAGGAGTATGCATAA
- a CDS encoding response regulator — protein MHKVIVVEDDRIIRRGICKAIPWEEHGFVVAGEAGDGEVALDLIEKEKPQVVISDINMPFMSGLEMAKKIKERSLDTRIIFLTGYEDFKYAQEAVKLKAFDYLLKPVDAEDILMKAKEAAADWESEMAKEKKIIESLPLLQQQFFQKLIRDGEQRLDVEKELSELGVQLEGPHFATVLVKYSSELEDEGYAFREKMLNVTSFVFKEINSMVMNVDTDEFALLLSLENEDDGRKGLLAEALFEQLSEQVDHQVTITLGRTYANLFEVGKSFLEARLAMDMRHIMGTGTVFSLDDTMSKEESEEEPLHDLVTKLETQIKTGLPEKANDTLAQLSAAIVERKNVPLSDLKVLALKFSTMLFSEIEKWIKEETNGFNSSEVYKEIMELHTLTEMAEILQQLIEQWSTAMYQRREKNYFSHVDQAITYMKENFHDSSLTLQRVAEVIHVSTPYLSNLFKLEKGFNFGDFLLELRMKRAMEVLSSEDIKTSEVCDKVGYSNPQYFGICFKKFTGYTPAEYKKKFR, from the coding sequence ATGCATAAAGTGATCGTGGTGGAAGATGATAGAATTATTCGTCGAGGCATATGTAAGGCAATCCCTTGGGAAGAGCATGGTTTTGTTGTTGCAGGGGAAGCGGGAGATGGAGAGGTAGCCCTGGATTTGATAGAAAAAGAGAAGCCACAGGTGGTTATTTCGGATATTAATATGCCCTTTATGAGCGGGTTAGAGATGGCCAAAAAGATAAAAGAAAGAAGCTTAGATACAAGGATTATTTTTCTAACGGGGTATGAAGATTTTAAATATGCTCAGGAAGCGGTAAAATTGAAAGCGTTTGATTATTTATTAAAGCCGGTTGACGCTGAAGATATACTGATGAAAGCAAAGGAAGCGGCAGCTGATTGGGAGAGTGAAATGGCGAAGGAAAAGAAGATTATCGAATCCTTGCCGTTACTTCAGCAGCAATTCTTTCAGAAGCTGATTAGGGATGGAGAGCAGAGGCTGGATGTGGAAAAAGAATTATCAGAGCTTGGGGTACAGCTGGAAGGTCCACACTTTGCCACTGTACTGGTCAAATATTCTTCAGAGCTTGAAGACGAAGGTTATGCCTTCCGAGAAAAGATGTTGAACGTCACTTCTTTTGTTTTTAAAGAGATTAACTCTATGGTCATGAATGTGGATACCGACGAATTTGCCCTTCTATTATCGCTCGAAAATGAGGATGATGGAAGAAAAGGACTGTTAGCAGAAGCGTTGTTTGAGCAGCTTAGTGAACAAGTAGACCATCAGGTAACAATTACACTTGGTAGAACGTATGCCAATTTGTTTGAAGTCGGAAAATCCTTTTTAGAAGCCCGGCTTGCGATGGATATGAGACATATTATGGGGACAGGCACTGTGTTTTCTTTAGATGACACGATGTCGAAGGAAGAATCAGAAGAGGAACCATTACATGATTTAGTGACGAAATTAGAAACCCAGATCAAGACCGGCTTACCGGAAAAGGCGAATGATACGTTGGCTCAATTAAGTGCAGCGATTGTGGAAAGAAAGAATGTGCCTTTATCTGATTTGAAAGTTCTTGCTTTAAAATTCAGCACCATGCTTTTTTCGGAAATTGAGAAATGGATCAAGGAAGAGACTAACGGCTTCAACTCCTCTGAAGTCTATAAAGAAATCATGGAATTACATACTTTGACCGAGATGGCAGAAATCCTACAACAGCTGATTGAGCAGTGGTCTACGGCCATGTATCAGAGGAGAGAGAAGAATTATTTCAGCCACGTGGACCAAGCGATTACGTATATGAAGGAGAACTTTCATGATAGTAGTTTAACGCTTCAACGAGTGGCAGAAGTGATTCATGTGAGCACTCCGTATTTAAGTAACTTATTTAAGCTTGAAAAAGGATTTAATTTTGGGGATTTCTTGCTGGAGCTACGCATGAAGCGGGCGATGGAAGTATTAAGCTCGGAGGATATTAAAACCTCTGAGGTCTGCGATAAAGTGGGCTACAGCAATCCGCAATACTTTGGCATTTGTTTTAAAAAATTCACAGGCTATACGCCTGCGGAGTATAAGAAGAAGTTTAGATAA
- a CDS encoding bifunctional 4-hydroxy-2-oxoglutarate aldolase/2-dehydro-3-deoxy-phosphogluconate aldolase translates to MKKFTILNKISNCGVVAVVRADSKEEAIKISEACVKGGLTGIELTFTVQGADEVIKELAAVYQDNKDVVIGAGTVLDATTARIAILAGAQFVVSPSFDLETAKLCNLYQIPYMPGCMTITEMKHALEAGVDIVKLFPGNAFGPDFVKAVKGPLPQVNLMPTGGVDLENVGQWIKNGCVAVGVGGNLVAPAKTGDFAKITEYAREYVKKVQIAREA, encoded by the coding sequence GTGAAAAAATTTACCATACTAAACAAAATTTCGAACTGTGGAGTCGTCGCTGTCGTTAGAGCAGACTCAAAGGAAGAAGCCATAAAGATCTCAGAAGCATGTGTGAAAGGCGGCCTCACTGGGATTGAGCTGACCTTTACCGTTCAAGGCGCCGACGAAGTAATCAAAGAATTGGCAGCAGTCTATCAAGACAACAAGGATGTAGTCATTGGTGCCGGAACCGTCCTTGATGCAACCACCGCACGGATTGCCATCCTGGCAGGAGCTCAGTTTGTGGTCAGTCCAAGCTTCGACCTAGAAACGGCTAAACTATGTAATCTCTATCAAATTCCTTATATGCCAGGCTGTATGACCATCACAGAAATGAAGCATGCGCTCGAGGCTGGCGTGGACATCGTCAAGCTCTTTCCCGGCAATGCCTTTGGACCGGACTTCGTGAAAGCAGTGAAAGGCCCGCTTCCACAGGTGAACCTGATGCCAACAGGCGGGGTGGACCTGGAGAATGTCGGGCAATGGATCAAAAATGGCTGTGTCGCTGTCGGTGTGGGTGGTAACTTAGTAGCCCCAGCCAAAACAGGTGACTTTGCAAAAATTACAGAATATGCAAGAGAATATGTGAAAAAAGTACAGATAGCTAGAGAGGCATAG
- a CDS encoding sugar kinase — MMKKIITLGEILLRFSTKVGERLSQANQAIMHYGGAETNVGVSLSHFGHQVYVVSKVPDHSLGTAVEGHLKSFGVHTDYLLKGGERLGTYYLESGVGPRSAQVTYDRKYSSFSTLTIEEINFDEVFQDADLFHVSSISAAVSPSMKEVVLHALRKAKELGVTTSFDFNYRAKLWSHQEAAEAIQTFLPFVDICFCGELDAIYLLGIKKVDGGMDSAARLESYYQQIKQLYPNLQYISSTFRQVRSASTHTLQGNFYTEGELYQSKVYAIDHIVDRVGGGDAFAAGILNGILKKKAPEEVVSFATAASVLKHTIHGDCNTFSEDEINQFASLEPGKIVR, encoded by the coding sequence ATGATGAAAAAGATTATTACTCTAGGAGAAATTTTACTTAGATTCTCAACAAAGGTGGGGGAGCGGCTCTCCCAAGCCAATCAGGCAATCATGCATTACGGTGGGGCAGAGACTAACGTCGGCGTTTCCCTATCCCATTTTGGGCACCAAGTTTATGTTGTGAGTAAGGTTCCCGATCACTCGCTTGGAACGGCCGTAGAAGGACATCTGAAATCCTTTGGCGTTCATACGGATTACCTGCTAAAGGGTGGAGAGCGGTTAGGCACTTATTATCTAGAATCAGGCGTTGGGCCAAGAAGTGCGCAAGTTACCTATGATCGGAAGTATTCTAGTTTTTCCACCTTAACGATCGAGGAAATTAACTTTGATGAAGTGTTCCAGGATGCAGACCTATTCCATGTTTCAAGTATCTCGGCGGCAGTCTCACCGAGTATGAAAGAAGTCGTTTTACATGCTTTAAGAAAAGCAAAGGAGCTAGGGGTAACGACCAGCTTTGATTTTAACTATCGGGCCAAATTATGGAGTCATCAGGAAGCAGCAGAAGCAATACAGACCTTCCTTCCATTTGTGGATATCTGCTTTTGTGGCGAGTTGGATGCGATTTATTTGTTAGGCATTAAAAAAGTGGACGGAGGAATGGATTCGGCTGCTAGACTCGAAAGCTATTATCAACAAATCAAACAGCTGTATCCGAACCTTCAATATATAAGTTCTACTTTCCGCCAGGTGCGGTCTGCTTCGACACATACCCTTCAAGGCAACTTTTATACAGAAGGAGAACTGTACCAGTCGAAGGTTTACGCAATCGATCATATCGTCGATCGTGTTGGAGGCGGAGACGCCTTTGCGGCAGGAATATTGAACGGAATCCTGAAGAAGAAGGCTCCTGAAGAGGTTGTATCGTTTGCAACGGCAGCGTCTGTGCTAAAACATACGATTCATGGTGATTGCAATACGTTCTCAGAAGATGAAATTAACCAGTTTGCTAGTCTTGAACCAGGAAAAATTGTTAGATAG
- the kduI gene encoding 5-dehydro-4-deoxy-D-glucuronate isomerase, with protein METRYANHPEEIKRYNTDELRKHFLVETLFEPGKVHLTYTHVDRMIFGGVTPTEEELSITLDKQLGVNYFLERRELGIINIGGDGFVILDGVQHDMQRRDGLYVGRGTKEVLFGSLDANNPAKFYINSTPAHHTYPTVKIDINNIKPLEAGESGTLNERKIYQYVHPNVCESCQLQMGLTMLSPGSVWNTMPCHTHERRMEVYLYFDMEPETRVFHFMGQPNETRHLVLKNEQAAISPSWSIHTGTATSNYTFIWGMCGENITYDDMDFVKMEDLR; from the coding sequence TTGGAAACACGTTATGCGAACCACCCAGAAGAAATCAAACGGTACAATACGGACGAATTAAGAAAGCATTTTTTAGTGGAAACTCTTTTTGAACCAGGGAAGGTTCATTTAACTTATACACATGTCGATCGGATGATTTTTGGTGGAGTGACACCTACTGAGGAAGAATTATCGATTACGCTGGATAAACAACTTGGGGTGAACTATTTCCTTGAGCGTCGTGAATTAGGAATCATTAATATTGGCGGTGACGGATTCGTTATTCTCGATGGGGTTCAACATGATATGCAGCGTCGAGATGGTCTTTATGTGGGAAGAGGAACCAAGGAAGTTCTCTTCGGTTCATTGGATGCCAATAACCCGGCCAAGTTTTATATCAATTCGACTCCTGCCCACCATACGTACCCAACAGTAAAGATTGATATTAATAACATTAAGCCGCTTGAAGCTGGAGAATCAGGAACATTAAATGAGAGAAAAATCTATCAGTACGTGCATCCAAATGTGTGTGAAAGCTGTCAGCTTCAGATGGGACTAACGATGCTGTCTCCAGGAAGTGTGTGGAACACGATGCCGTGTCATACCCATGAACGCCGGATGGAAGTGTACTTATACTTTGATATGGAACCAGAAACAAGGGTGTTCCACTTCATGGGACAACCAAACGAAACAAGACATCTTGTCTTGAAAAATGAGCAGGCAGCTATTTCTCCAAGCTGGTCGATTCACACAGGAACAGCAACAAGCAACTATACGTTTATTTGGGGAATGTGCGGGGAGAATATCACGTACGATGACATGGATTTTGTGAAAATGGAAGATTTGAGATAG
- the kduD gene encoding 2-dehydro-3-deoxy-D-gluconate 5-dehydrogenase KduD codes for MTTQLNDFSLDFFSLAGKVAIVTGGNTGLGQGYAVALANAGADVFVVTHGTNWDETRELIEAEGRRVEFFQADLTDREAIKEIVAACVSAFGKIDILVNNAGTIRRAPLLEYKAEDWDAVMEINLNSVYFLSQEVAKVMVEQKSGKIINVASMLSFQGGKFVPPYTASKHAVAGVTKAFANELAQYGIQINAIAPGYVETANTAPIREDEGRHKEITARIPAGRWATPADLMGVVVFLSSKASDYMNGHILAVDGGWLAR; via the coding sequence ATGACCACACAATTAAACGATTTCTCATTAGATTTTTTCTCACTAGCAGGCAAGGTGGCAATCGTGACTGGGGGTAATACGGGATTAGGTCAGGGCTATGCAGTGGCTCTTGCCAATGCCGGTGCCGATGTATTTGTTGTGACCCACGGCACGAATTGGGATGAAACAAGAGAGCTCATTGAAGCGGAAGGCCGCCGAGTAGAATTTTTCCAAGCTGATTTAACAGACCGGGAAGCGATTAAAGAGATTGTTGCGGCGTGCGTAAGCGCGTTTGGGAAAATTGATATTTTAGTCAACAATGCCGGTACCATCCGCCGTGCTCCACTGCTTGAGTATAAGGCAGAGGATTGGGATGCGGTAATGGAGATCAACTTGAATTCTGTTTATTTTTTAAGCCAAGAGGTCGCGAAAGTTATGGTAGAGCAAAAGAGCGGAAAAATCATCAATGTGGCTTCCATGCTTTCATTCCAGGGAGGAAAATTTGTCCCGCCATATACAGCTAGTAAGCATGCCGTTGCCGGTGTAACGAAAGCATTTGCTAATGAATTAGCGCAATATGGCATTCAAATCAATGCGATTGCTCCTGGGTATGTGGAGACAGCCAATACCGCACCCATTCGTGAGGATGAAGGGCGTCATAAAGAAATTACCGCCCGTATTCCGGCCGGACGCTGGGCAACACCTGCCGATTTAATGGGCGTCGTCGTGTTCTTATCAAGCAAAGCATCTGATTATATGAACGGTCATATCCTAGCAGTTGACGGTGGTTGGTTAGCTAGATAA
- a CDS encoding sugar phosphate isomerase/epimerase family protein, whose protein sequence is MIANIGIRAHDIEKPSIEEVADAVVNKGLTSVQLALKKSLKDIPSDLGSLSPGFGHTIGSVFKKRDLQIAVLGCYINMIHPNPSQRRKELDRFKEHLRFARDFGCSIVGTETGNVQAEMKYTEENFKEQPFLEVVESVKELVEEAEKFGVIVGIEGGINHPVHTPERMKRLLDLVPSNNLQVIYDPANFISMENYQDQVAVIEEAFDLFGDRMVILHAKDFVIEGDQVKMVPVGQGLLNYDYLFKQLKKKKPYITMLMESTTEPYIDGSITYLKDKYETA, encoded by the coding sequence ATGATAGCAAACATCGGAATCAGAGCCCATGATATTGAAAAACCTTCTATTGAGGAAGTCGCTGATGCGGTTGTTAATAAAGGACTCACATCTGTTCAATTAGCATTAAAAAAATCCCTAAAGGATATCCCTTCAGATTTAGGAAGCTTAAGTCCTGGTTTTGGTCATACAATTGGAAGCGTTTTTAAAAAACGGGATCTTCAAATTGCTGTTTTAGGCTGTTATATCAACATGATTCATCCCAATCCATCGCAAAGAAGAAAAGAATTGGACCGTTTCAAGGAGCATCTACGCTTTGCGAGGGATTTTGGCTGCAGCATCGTCGGGACGGAAACAGGAAATGTTCAAGCTGAAATGAAGTACACAGAAGAGAACTTTAAGGAACAACCGTTTCTCGAGGTAGTCGAGAGTGTGAAGGAGCTTGTGGAAGAGGCCGAAAAGTTCGGCGTTATCGTTGGTATTGAAGGGGGCATCAACCACCCGGTCCATACACCTGAGCGAATGAAGAGGCTGCTCGATCTTGTCCCATCGAACAACCTCCAAGTCATCTATGACCCTGCCAACTTTATCTCTATGGAAAATTACCAGGATCAAGTAGCGGTCATAGAAGAAGCCTTTGACCTGTTTGGCGACAGGATGGTTATTCTCCACGCCAAGGACTTTGTCATCGAGGGTGACCAAGTCAAAATGGTACCTGTTGGTCAGGGGCTGTTGAATTACGATTACCTCTTTAAACAGTTAAAAAAGAAAAAGCCGTATATCACCATGCTAATGGAAAGCACAACAGAACCCTACATCGACGGCAGCATTACCTATTTAAAAGATAAATACGAAACCGCGTAG
- the uxaC gene encoding glucuronate isomerase yields the protein MKNFMDENFLLNNETSIRLYHEYAKDMPIIDYHCHLSPKEIYENKRFKNITDIWLSGDHYKWRLMRANGVDEEYITGNASDYDKFLAWAETVPMTIGNPLYNWTHLELQRYFGIHELLNLESAPSIWEKVNALLNSDGFGARDFIKKSKVQVVCTTDDPVDSLEYHQLLQEDTDFNVKVLPSFRPDKGLEINREGYQEWVSKLEEAAGTKIATYDHLLQALESRVRFFHSIGGRVSDHAIDMMMFAEATKEEAAQIFQEALAGNKVSLEDEKKYKSFTLTFLGKLYSELGWAMQFHINALRNNNARMFKEMGPDTGFDSINDEKIAKPLAQLLNALELDNKLPKTIIYSLNPKDNEIIAAMIGCFQGGGIPGKIQFGTAWWFNDQKSGMLEQMQALANVGLFTRFIGMLTDSRSFLSYTRHEYFRRLFCSFIGEWVENGEVPNDIEFLGKIAQGISYTNAKEYFQF from the coding sequence ATGAAAAACTTCATGGATGAGAATTTTTTATTAAATAATGAAACGTCTATTCGTTTGTATCATGAATACGCAAAGGATATGCCCATCATTGACTACCACTGCCATTTAAGCCCAAAGGAAATCTATGAAAATAAACGCTTCAAAAACATTACCGATATCTGGTTATCAGGTGATCACTATAAATGGCGCTTAATGAGAGCGAATGGTGTAGATGAAGAGTATATTACCGGCAATGCCAGTGATTACGATAAATTCCTAGCTTGGGCAGAAACGGTACCTATGACCATTGGAAATCCACTATACAATTGGACCCATTTAGAACTACAGAGATATTTTGGTATTCATGAGCTATTAAACTTAGAGAGTGCCCCGTCCATTTGGGAAAAAGTAAATGCCTTACTCAATAGTGACGGCTTTGGTGCAAGAGATTTTATTAAAAAATCAAAGGTTCAAGTCGTGTGTACGACGGATGACCCTGTGGATTCTCTTGAATATCACCAACTATTACAAGAAGATACCGATTTTAATGTGAAGGTATTACCTAGCTTCCGTCCAGATAAGGGCCTTGAAATTAATCGAGAAGGCTATCAAGAGTGGGTAAGCAAACTGGAAGAGGCTGCCGGAACCAAAATTGCTACGTATGACCACTTGTTACAGGCACTTGAATCGAGAGTTCGCTTCTTCCATTCCATAGGAGGCAGAGTTTCCGATCATGCCATCGATATGATGATGTTCGCGGAAGCAACGAAAGAAGAAGCTGCGCAAATTTTTCAAGAGGCATTAGCGGGTAACAAAGTGTCTTTGGAAGATGAGAAAAAATATAAAAGCTTTACCTTAACCTTCCTCGGAAAGTTGTATTCCGAATTGGGCTGGGCGATGCAGTTCCATATTAATGCGTTACGAAATAATAATGCGAGAATGTTTAAGGAAATGGGGCCAGATACAGGCTTTGACTCGATTAATGATGAAAAAATTGCGAAGCCATTAGCCCAGTTATTAAACGCGTTGGAGCTTGATAATAAGCTTCCTAAAACGATTATCTATTCCCTAAATCCTAAGGATAATGAAATCATTGCCGCCATGATCGGCTGTTTCCAAGGTGGCGGAATTCCAGGGAAAATTCAATTCGGAACCGCCTGGTGGTTCAATGATCAAAAATCAGGCATGCTGGAGCAAATGCAGGCGCTTGCTAATGTCGGTTTATTCACCCGCTTTATTGGGATGCTGACCGATTCCAGAAGCTTCCTATCGTATACGCGACATGAATACTTTAGAAGATTATTCTGCTCTTTTATTGGTGAATGGGTGGAAAATGGGGAGGTACCTAATGACATCGAGTTTTTAGGGAAAATAGCTCAAGGAATCTCTTACACCAATGCAAAAGAATATTTTCAATTCTAG